Proteins from a single region of Chryseobacterium sp. W4I1:
- a CDS encoding helix-turn-helix domain-containing protein: MEEHLETAYIKRTQRDYNLSLKLQIVREIEAGKSGITECRKKYGIQSRSTIVSWLRKYGTFDWENQTSFSMKKTPEQRIMELEAEVKLLEKQKAFLEKQAYIADKKVIFFDMMINLAEKEYDIDIRKNLPSEQSVTSAVKKKKR, encoded by the coding sequence ATGGAAGAACATTTAGAAACGGCGTACATCAAACGTACACAGAGAGATTACAATTTGAGTTTGAAGCTTCAAATTGTAAGAGAAATAGAAGCAGGAAAGTCAGGAATCACTGAGTGTCGTAAAAAATACGGTATCCAATCACGCTCTACGATTGTTAGTTGGCTTAGAAAATATGGTACCTTTGATTGGGAAAACCAAACGTCATTTAGCATGAAAAAGACTCCGGAACAGCGTATTATGGAATTGGAAGCTGAAGTTAAACTGCTTGAAAAGCAGAAAGCATTTTTAGAGAAACAGGCTTACATTGCAGATAAAAAGGTCATATTTTTCGATATGATGATTAATCTTGCCGAGAAAGAATATGATATTGATATCAGAAAAAACTTACCATCCGAACAATCAGTCACTTCCGCAGTGAAGAAAAAGAAACGCTAA
- a CDS encoding IS3 family transposase: protein MDRQVYYRSIKRHKSSQSKASKVIKLVEDIRVKMPKLGGRKLYFLLKEPLRSLKIGRDKFFDILRANHLLIIPKRSYCITTNSHHRFRKHKNLILDYSINKPNQVWVADITYIGNRKKPSYLSLITDAYSKKIVGYHVADNLNTESSLVALRKALKSNNIEKEPLIHHSDKGLQYCSNEYQRILKKHQLKCSMTQNSDPYENAVAERVNGILKQEFDIDKYDIETSLRRTIVNEAIGIYNELRPHFSNHYLTPNQMHQQKEVKMKTYKSKNQSKNKFALV, encoded by the coding sequence TTGGATAGACAAGTCTATTATAGAAGTATCAAACGGCATAAAAGCTCACAAAGCAAAGCTTCGAAAGTGATTAAACTGGTAGAAGATATTCGCGTAAAAATGCCAAAATTAGGAGGCAGGAAGCTGTATTTTCTTTTAAAGGAACCTTTAAGGTCTTTGAAAATAGGGAGGGATAAGTTTTTTGATATTCTGAGAGCTAATCATCTACTCATAATTCCCAAGAGAAGCTATTGTATCACAACGAATTCTCATCATCGATTCAGAAAGCATAAAAACCTGATTCTGGATTATAGTATAAACAAACCCAACCAGGTTTGGGTAGCAGATATTACCTATATCGGGAATAGAAAAAAGCCAAGTTATCTAAGCCTGATAACTGATGCTTATTCCAAGAAAATCGTTGGATATCATGTTGCAGACAACCTTAATACAGAAAGCAGCCTTGTAGCATTGAGAAAGGCATTAAAGAGCAATAACATTGAAAAAGAACCACTGATCCATCATTCTGACAAAGGCTTACAATATTGTTCAAATGAGTATCAAAGGATTTTGAAAAAGCATCAATTAAAATGCAGTATGACACAGAATTCCGACCCTTACGAAAATGCTGTTGCAGAGAGAGTGAATGGTATTTTAAAACAAGAATTTGATATCGATAAATATGATATTGAAACTTCCCTTAGAAGAACAATAGTCAATGAAGCTATTGGAATTTATAATGAATTACGACCTCATTTTTCGAATCATTATTTAACCCCAAATCAAATGCATCAACAAAAAGAAGTCAAAATGAAAACTTATAAAAGCAAAAACCAAAGCAAAAACAAATTTGCTCTGGTTTAA
- a CDS encoding MFS transporter — protein sequence MSEIENQQPQNIKNNPRIMKAWAVYDWANSVYSLVITSTIFPIYYSILTTAYEKKEYVEETKSWIDVPVRHMIKIFGREYQPDAVYGYSLTISFFIVVLLSPFLSSLADTIGNKKSFLQFFCYLGATSCMGLAMFTGMHNVFLGLLFSITASVGFWGSLVFYNSFLPDIATRDKQDALSAKGYVYGYIGSVVLVVICLVLIQVFAKGAAQQLLFTRISFLLTGAWWFGFSQYTFKHLPQFGDVKEKLPKDLVLLNYKNIFKKHEEQGGFFEVLKDNMSFYKDIAKESFHELFKVGRVLFKDRNLKFFLSSFFFYSVGMQTIFLMATLFGKSEINLAQDKLIGTLLVIQIEAIIGAVIFSRLSRKIGNRNVISIAIVLWIVACLWAYFLNKENPTVEYQFYGVAAVVGLVMGGLQAMSRSTYSKLLPENSMENTTYFSFYDVLEKIAIIIGTFIFATLIEHFNNMRIAALSMTLFFGVGLVLIRFLKVNMLKDRDTL from the coding sequence ATGTCTGAAATTGAGAATCAACAGCCTCAAAACATAAAGAATAATCCACGGATTATGAAAGCCTGGGCTGTATACGACTGGGCGAATTCTGTTTATTCATTGGTTATTACCTCTACTATTTTCCCTATTTATTATTCCATACTCACTACTGCTTACGAGAAAAAGGAGTATGTGGAAGAAACAAAATCATGGATTGATGTTCCGGTAAGACACATGATCAAAATCTTTGGCAGAGAATATCAGCCTGATGCCGTGTACGGATATTCATTGACCATATCATTTTTTATCGTAGTGTTACTTTCTCCGTTCTTGTCTTCTTTGGCCGATACGATTGGAAATAAGAAATCTTTCCTGCAGTTTTTCTGCTATCTGGGGGCCACTTCATGTATGGGATTGGCTATGTTTACGGGAATGCATAATGTCTTTTTAGGTCTTCTCTTCAGCATTACGGCGAGTGTAGGATTCTGGGGAAGCTTAGTATTTTATAACTCCTTTCTCCCGGATATTGCCACACGGGATAAGCAGGATGCACTTTCTGCCAAAGGATATGTGTATGGCTATATAGGTTCCGTAGTCCTTGTTGTAATCTGTCTGGTACTGATTCAGGTTTTTGCAAAAGGAGCGGCACAGCAGCTTTTATTTACAAGAATCAGCTTCCTGTTAACCGGTGCATGGTGGTTTGGGTTCTCCCAATACACATTCAAACATCTTCCGCAATTTGGAGATGTGAAAGAAAAGCTACCAAAAGACTTAGTGCTTTTAAATTATAAAAACATCTTTAAAAAGCATGAGGAGCAAGGAGGTTTCTTTGAAGTGCTGAAAGACAACATGAGCTTTTATAAAGACATTGCCAAAGAAAGTTTCCACGAACTTTTCAAAGTAGGTAGAGTGCTCTTTAAAGATAGAAATTTAAAATTCTTCCTTTCCAGTTTCTTCTTTTACAGTGTCGGGATGCAAACTATCTTCCTGATGGCAACCTTATTCGGGAAAAGTGAGATCAACCTTGCTCAGGATAAGTTGATCGGAACTCTTTTAGTGATTCAGATCGAAGCGATTATAGGAGCGGTAATTTTCTCCAGGTTATCAAGAAAAATAGGAAACAGGAACGTTATTTCAATTGCTATTGTTTTATGGATTGTAGCCTGCCTTTGGGCCTACTTCCTGAACAAAGAAAATCCAACGGTAGAGTATCAGTTCTATGGAGTAGCAGCTGTAGTAGGATTAGTTATGGGAGGGCTGCAAGCCATGTCCAGATCTACTTATTCAAAGCTTCTTCCGGAGAATTCTATGGAAAATACAACCTATTTCAGTTTCTATGATGTATTGGAAAAAATAGCCATTATTATTGGTACATTTATTTTTGCTACTTTGATAGAGCATTTTAATAATATGCGTATTGCAGCGCTTTCCATGACCTTATTCTTTGGAGTCGGGCTTGTTTTGATAAGATTTTTAAAAGTCAATATGTTGAAAGACAGAGATACTTTATAA